A window of Mangifera indica cultivar Alphonso chromosome 11, CATAS_Mindica_2.1, whole genome shotgun sequence contains these coding sequences:
- the LOC123229423 gene encoding probable E3 ubiquitin-protein ligase ARI2 has protein sequence MGDYGISDDDYCYSYGDDDDDYDIRDELHAAEIESCVPQSTASSSKVITKESLLAAQREDLLRVMDLLSLKEHHARTLLIYYCWDVEKVLSVYVEYGKERLFAQAGVTILEQDDLSSSELPCTVSCNICFDDVSAEEVTTMDCGHYFCNSCWTEHFIVLINEGQSRRIRCMAHKCNAICDEAKVRQLVSERDSDLAEKFDRFLLESYIEDNRRVKWCPSVPHCGNAIRIEVDELCEVECVCGLQFCFSCSSEAHSPCSCQIWALWSKKCQDESETVNWITVHTKPCPKCQRPVEKNGGCNLVSCFCGQAFCWLCGGATGLEHTWTEIAGHSCGRYKEDLEQDVECAKRSLERYTHYHNRYKAHIDSLKLDFKMKETIQDKINILEGTEISSKDFSWIISGLDRLFRSRHILSYSYPFAYYMFGDDLFRDEMTKEERELKQNLFEAQQQQFEAHVEKLSSILEEKFHLYTEDEIKDLRLRIIALSVTTDNLCRNLHEWIETDLLGSLKYTVHKIAPYKSKGVEKASELPNCLGT, from the exons ATGGGGGATTACGGAATTAGTGACGATGATTATTGTTATTCTTACGGTGATGACGATGACGATTATGATATTAGAGATGAATTACACGCAGCTGAGATTGAGAGCTGTGTGCCCCAATCTACTGCTTCATCTAGTAAG GTAATTACAAAAGAGTCACTCTTGGCTGCGCAG AGGGAAGACTTGCTGAGAGTAATGGACTTGCTATCACTGAAGGAACACCATGCTCGAACCTTACTTATCTATTACTGTTGGGATGTTGAAAAGGTGCTTTCAGTATATGTAGAATATGGGAAAGAGAGATTATTTGCCCAAGCAGGTGTAACAATTCTGGAGCAAGATGACCTTTCTTCATCTGAATTACCATGCACAGTTTCCTGCAATATTTGCTTTGATGATGTGTCTGCTGAGGAAGTAACTACAATGGACTGCGGTCACTACTTTTGCAACTCTT GTTGGACTGAGCATTTTATTGTGCTGATAAATGAGGGCCAGAGTAGACGCATTAGGTGCATGGCACACAAGTGCAATGCTATCTGTGATGAAGCAAAAGTAAGACAATTAGTTAGTGAAAGGGATTCTGATCTTGCTGAGAAATTTGATCGCTTCCTGTTAGAATCATATATTGAGGATAATAGAAGAGTTAAATGGTGCCCTAGCGTCCCACATTGTGGAAATGCAATAAGAATTGAGGTTGATGAACTTTGTGAGGTGGAATGTGTGTGTGGGCtacaattttgttttagttgttCATCTGAAGCACACTCGCCATGTTCATGTCAAATTTGGGCACTCTGGTCCAAGAAATGCCAGGATGAATCCGAGACAGTTAATTGGATCACAGTTCACACTAAACCTTGTCCGAAATGTCAAAGGCCTGTTGAAAAGAATGGAGGTTGCAACCTTGTATCCTGTTTTTGTGGGCAAGCATTTTG TTGGCTTTGTGGTGGCGCCACTGGTCTGGAACACACTTGGACAGAAATTGCTGGTCACAGTTGTGGGCGATACAAAGAAGATCTTGAACAGGATGTTGAGTGTGCGAAGCGGAGCCTTGAGCGCTACACTCACTACCACAACCGTTACAAGGCTCATATAGATTCTCTTAAGcttgattttaagatgaaggaAACTATACAGGacaaaataaacatattagAGGGTACTGAAATATCATCTAAAGACTTCAGTTGGATAATAAGCGGACTTGATAGGCTCTTCAGATCGAGGCACATCCTTTCATATTCATACCCTTTTGCATATTACATGTTTGGTGATGATTTGTTCagagatgaaatgacaaaagaggaaagggaactaaaacaaaatttgtttgAGGCCCAACAGCAGCAATTTGAGGCACATGTTGAGAAGCTTTCCTCAATTTTAGAAgagaaatttcatttatatactgAGGATGAAATTAAGGATTTGAGACTAAGGATAATTGCTCTGTCAGTGACCACTGATAATCTCTGCCGAAATTT GCATGAGTGGATCGAGACTGATCTTTTGGGTTCACTCAAGTATACAGTCCATAAAATCGCGCCTTACAAGTCAAAGGGTGTTGAGAAAGCTTCAGAACTTCCCAACTGTTTGGGCACTTAA
- the LOC123229427 gene encoding 30S ribosomal protein S9, chloroplastic: MALSISSLTSSFSSLSFSSQISQQPNTFLSFKQPKSISVAPILKTPKLVISATVASPAELETTNLKKYVKSRLPGGFAAQTIIGTGRRKCAIARVVLQEGTGKVIINYRDAKEYLQGNPLWLQYVKTPLVTLGYESSYDVFVKAHGGGLSGQAQAISLGIARALLKVSEDHRSPLRKEGLLTRDSRVVERKKVGLKKARKAPQYSKR; encoded by the exons ATGGCCCTTTCTATATCCTCTCTCAcgtcttcattttcttctctctcatttTCCTCCCAaatttctcagcaaccaaataCTTTCCTCTCCTTTAAACAACCAAAATCCATTTCCGTTGCGCCAATCCTTAAGACTCCTAAACTCGTTATATCCGCCACTGTAGCTTCACCGGCTGAACTAGAAACAACAAATCTCAAGAAGTACGTTAAGTCGCGACTTCCTGGTGGATTTGCCGCGCAAACTATAATCGGGACTGGTCGCAGAAAATGCGCCATAGCTCGTGTGGTCCTACAAGAGGGCACCGGAAAGGTTATCATCAACTATCGCGACGCCAAg GAATATCTCCAAGGCAATCCATTGTGGCTACAGTACGTAAAAACCCCATTGGTAACTTTGGGTTATGAAAGTAGCTACGATGTGTTTGTAAAAGCTCATGGAGGTGGCCTGTCTGGTCAAGCTCAGGCAATATCTCTAGGCATTGCTCGTGCATTGTTGAAGGTGAGCGAGGATCATAGATCCCCTCTGAGAAAGGAAGGGCTTCTGACCAGGGATTCTCGAGTGGtagagagaaagaaagttgGTCTCAAGAAAGCCCGAAAAGCACCACAATACTCCAAGCGTTGA
- the LOC123229424 gene encoding protein DETOXIFICATION 33 — protein sequence MAVETTPLLDNQTVSPINGYDEQQKPVHFVKEFGYESNKLWKIAGPAIFTAICQYSLGALTQTFAGLVSEMDLAAVAVENSVIAGLAYGVMLGMGSALETLCGQAYGAGRLRMLGIYMQRSWVILLATACCLLPIYIWSPPILEVFGETTEISEAAGKFALWMIPQLFAYAVNFPIQKFLQAQRKVLVMAWISAIVLVLHAVFSWLLILKLGWGLTGAAITLNASWWLIDILQLLYIFITKSDGAWSGFSWLAFADLWGFVKLSLASAVMLCLEFWYLMVLIVITGRLSNPLIPVDAISICMNIQGWDAMIALGFNAAISVRVSNELGAGNARTAKFSVVVVSLTSISIGVCAMILVFATRYYFPYLFTTSDAVAAETTKLAILLGVTVLLNSLQPVLSGVAVGAGWQSVVAYINIGCYYVIGLPLGILLGFKFDFGVEGIWGGMIGGICLQTLILIVVTSLTNWKTEAEEAESRVRKWGGSIADQY from the exons ATGGCTGTGGAAACTACTCCACTTCTTGATAATCAAACAGTGTCCCCAATCAATGGTTATGATGAGCAGCAAAAGCCAGTTCATTTTGTCAAGGAGTTTGGCTATGAATCAAACAAGCTATGGAAGATTGCAGGGCCTGCAATCTTCACTGCCATTTGTCAGTACTCACTTGGTGCACTTACTCAAACGTTTGCTGGTCTTGTTAGTGAAATGGACCTTGCTGCTGTGGCCGTCGAGAATTCTGTCATTGCTGGTCTTGCTTATGGAGTCATG CTGGGAATGGGAAGTGCACTGGAGACTCTATGTGGCCAAGCATACGGTGCAGGCAGATTGAGAATGTTGGGTATATACATGCAGAGATCATGGGTCATTCTGCTCGCTACAGCTTGTTGTCTTCTTCCCATTTATATCTGGTCTCCACCGATTCTAGAGGTCTTTGGAGAGACCACTGAAATCTCAGAAGCTGCTG GTAAATTTGCTCTGTGGATGATTCCACAATTGTTTGCTTATGCAGTAAATTTTCCGATACAAAAGTTCTTACAAGCGCAGAGGAAAGTCTTGGTGATGGCTTGGATATCAGCCATCGTTCTGGTGCTACATGCAGTTTTTAGCTGGTTGCTGATATTGAAACTTGGTTGGGGTTTAACCGGAGCTGCGATCACTCTAAATGCATCATGGTGGCTTATTGATATTCTGCAATTGCTCTACATTTTCATTACCAAGTCAGATGGAGCGTGGAGTGGATTCTCATGGCTAGCATTTGCAGATTTGTGGGGTTTTGTCAAGCTTTCTTTGGCTTCTGCCGTTATGCTATG CCTGGAGTTTTGGTACTTGATGGTGTTGATAGTGATCACAGGTCGCTTGTCTAACCCTTTGATCCCAGTTGATGCCATTTCTATCTG TATGAACATTCAAGGTTGGGATGCAATGATTGCCCTTGGATTCAACGCCGCAATCAG TGTGAGAGTATCAAATGAACTTGGAGCTGGCAACGCCAGGACTGCGAAATTTTCAGTTGTAGTGGTCTCTCTTACATCCATCTCCATTGGTGTTTGTGCTATGATCTTGGTGTTTGCCACCAGATATTATTTCCCTTATCTCTTCACCACTAGCGATGCCGTTGCTGCGGAAACTACAAAACTCGCTATCCTGCTGGGAGTTACAGTACTTCTCAACAGTCTGCAGCCAGTCTTATCTG GCGTTGCTGTTGGAGCTGGATGGCAATCTGTTGTTGCATACATCAACATCGGCTGCTACTATGTTATTGGACTGCCACTAGGCATACTCTTgggattcaaatttgattttggaGTGGAG GGTATATGGGGAGGAATGATAGGAGGAATTTGTTTGCAGACCTTAATTTTGATAGTGGTTACTTCATTGACCAACTGGAAAACGGAA GCTGAAGAAGCAGAAAGCCGAGTTCGGAAATGGGGAGGATCAATTGCAGATCAATACTAA